The following DNA comes from Nitrospirota bacterium.
CGAAGAGGGCCTCGGTTTTGACGGTTCATCCATCAGGGGATGGCAGGCTATCAACACCTCGGATATGCTGATCGTTCCTGATGCAGAGACCGCATTCATGGATCCGTTCATGGAATACCCGACCATCAGCCTTATCTGCAATATCGTTGACCCAATCACCAAGGAGCAGTATACCAGAGACCCCCGTTACATAGCCCAGAAGGCAGAGGCATACCTCAAGTCGACCGGCATTGGCGACACCTGCTATTTCGGTCCTGAGGCAGAGTTCTTCATCTTCGACGGCATCCAGTTCGATCAGAACGCACACAGCGGATATTATTTCATCGAGTCAATGGAAGGCATCTGGAACTCAGGCCGCGACGAGGGTCCGAACCTCGGGTACAAGCCAAGGCACAAGGAGGGCTACTTCCCGGTCCCGCCGACAGACAGCCAGGTGAATATCAGGACAGAGATGTGCATGGAGATGCAGAAGGTCGGCATCTATGTAGAGCGTGAGCATCATGAGGTTGCAACCGCAGGTCAGGCAGAGATCGACATGCGCTTTGACTCACTCGTGAAGATGGCTGACAAAAACATGCTCTTCAAATATATCATCAAGAACGTAGCACGCAGGCACAACAAGACGGCAACTTTCATGCCGAAGCCGCTCTTCGGAGACAACGGTTCAGGCATGCACTGTCATCAGTCGATCTGGAAGAAGGGCAAGCCCCTCTTCGCAGGCAACGGTTACGCAGGCCTGAGCGAGATGGCGCTTTATTACATCGGCGGCGTGCTGAAGCATGCACATTCGCTTGCAGCACTGACCAATCCGACCACAAATTCATACAAGAGACTCACCCCCGGCTTCGAAGCCCCGGTCAACCTTGCATACTCTGCAAGAAACCGTTCAGCATCGATAAGAATACCTACCTACTCTGCAAACCCGAAGGCCAAGAGGGTCGAGGTCAGATTCCCTGATCCGTCCTGCAACACATACCTTGCATTCTCTGCAATGATGATGGCAGGCCTTGACGGCATCGAGAACAAGATCCACCCAGGGGAGCCGCTTGATAAGGACATCTACGATCTTGGACCGGAAGAGCTGGCGTCAGTGCCGACCATGCCGGGCAGCCTTGACGAGGCGCTCGATGCGCTTGAAGCAGATCACGAATACCTTCTTAAGGGCAATGTCTTTACCCAGGATGCTATCGATACCTGGATCGCTTACAAGAGGAAAAATGAAGTGGATGCTCTCAGGCTTCGCCCTCACCCCTACGAGTTTTTCCTGTACTACGACATCTAAGCCGTATACAGAAGACAGTCCAACGAGAAGAGGGAAGGCATTGCTGCCTTCCCTCTTCTTTTTTGTTTTAGACGGTTCAGAATGACGTGGCGGCCTTGAAGATGTCCAGATATATGGCACAGGGGTCTTCTCCCCTGCTCAGTCGGGTCTTCCAGTCGGTTACCAGTTGGGTCCTGCGCTGACGCTCTTCGTTATTTCTGGCATCTTGTATCGCCCTCTCTCCCATGCTGATCATATATTCAGATCCATTTCGGCATTGCTCCTGAGTCATTGCCGGTTTTTCTGTCTGAGCAGCCATTGCAGAATACGCAGGAATACCGATAACCAGCAGGGCAACAATCAATATCCGCATCATCACATATCTCCTTATTTAAGAACATCAGGCCTTATTTGGTAATTTACCACAACAGAGGCCGGGATGGACGCCTGAACAGAGAGCCAAGATGTTGCTATGGTATCTTTTCC
Coding sequences within:
- the glnA gene encoding type I glutamate--ammonia ligase, producing the protein MTAKDVIKLAQENKAVMANFKFLDFPGIWQHFAVPIAELKEEVFEEGLGFDGSSIRGWQAINTSDMLIVPDAETAFMDPFMEYPTISLICNIVDPITKEQYTRDPRYIAQKAEAYLKSTGIGDTCYFGPEAEFFIFDGIQFDQNAHSGYYFIESMEGIWNSGRDEGPNLGYKPRHKEGYFPVPPTDSQVNIRTEMCMEMQKVGIYVEREHHEVATAGQAEIDMRFDSLVKMADKNMLFKYIIKNVARRHNKTATFMPKPLFGDNGSGMHCHQSIWKKGKPLFAGNGYAGLSEMALYYIGGVLKHAHSLAALTNPTTNSYKRLTPGFEAPVNLAYSARNRSASIRIPTYSANPKAKRVEVRFPDPSCNTYLAFSAMMMAGLDGIENKIHPGEPLDKDIYDLGPEELASVPTMPGSLDEALDALEADHEYLLKGNVFTQDAIDTWIAYKRKNEVDALRLRPHPYEFFLYYDI